The Meiothermus sp. genome segment CTGCTGGGATAGGGCCTGAAGCCGTGCCGGTACAAGTTTATCGGCCTTGCGCAGCTCGCGCACCCAGGTCTGCCACCACGGGGGTGCCTCCGGCTTTGGGATTAGCTGCTGGGCCCAGAACTGAAAGCTGCATTCGCTATAGCGACGCAGGTCTTCTACCCGGGGTGGCCCCAGGTTCACCAAGCCCAGGGGGGCCTGGTAGCCCTCGGAAGGGGCCGACTCCAGCAGGCTGGCCAGGGGCAGCCTGGGCAGATAGGGCGGCGGGTGCCTGCCCACCAGGGCCGGCTCGGGCTCGAGGGGCCCCTCCTGGCTGGCCTCGGGGTAAGTGATGATTACCTCGTCGGCGCGGGCTCGGAGTTCCTGCAAAAGCAAGCGATCCCGCCCCAAAAAACGCTTGGGCAAGAGGCCGCCAGCTTGCCGGAGGGCTTCCTCCAAACCCATGCGCCATTCCTCGGGCACGAAGTAGTCTTCTTGTTCGCCGGTACTGTAAGCCCCCTCCACCGCGTAGCTCAGGTAAAGCTTCTTCCAGCGCTGCCCTGAGGCCAGGGTAGGCGTAAGCAGGGCCACCCCCCCTGGCGGACGGTGCGGCTCGTAGGTCTCGGCCAGCAAGGCCGCCCACCAGTGACGAAAATCGGGGCCGGTGGCGATGCGGTGAGCCTCCAGGGCCCGCTCCATCAGGGTGGCCCGGCGCGGGCTGTGGCGCACCTCCGGCAGGGAGTCGAGCAGTTCTTCGGCCCAGGCCAGCGAGGACTGCTGGGAGATGGCACCGCGGTTGTCGAAAGCCGACCCATCCTCGCCAGGGGACTTGAGGCGCGAAAGCCAGGCCATCCACAGGTCGTAAAGCCCCAGTTCTGCCGCCAGCCGGGCAATGGCGGCATTGCCCACCAGGCTGCGCTCGAGGGCCGCCCGGCCCAGGGGGGCCAGGTCGGGCACGGACAGCAGGCGAGAAGGGGTGGGGTAGTCGGGCAGCTCCAAAAGCTCGAGCAAGAGCCGCCCCTCGGGGGTGTCGGCGGCGCTGCGGGGGCGGTAATCCACCAGGGGCAGGCCGTACTCGTCGGCCAAAGTGAGCAGGGCCGGAATCCGGGACTCCGGCGCCACCACGGCCACCTCGAGGGCCTTATAACCCAAAGCCAGGTCGCGCTTGAGGGCCCGCATCACCCAGCGGGCCTCGCTCACCGGGTTCTGGGCGCGGTAGATTTGCGTCTGGGTAGGGCGGGGGTGCAGCGCCGCATCGGGCGAAAGGCCGGGCGGGGCCTCCGGCAGCCCAACCCAGACCGGCACGTGCACCGAAAGCGCCTGCAACAGTCGAAGTTCCAGTACACCCAGTTCGCGGAAGCCGTCCACCACCACCAGGTCGGGCTCGAGGCCGATGGGCGCGGGCTTGCTGCGCGAAGAGGCGGACTCCACAAACTGCACAGGCCTCGTCTGACGCTCGAGCTGCACCGGTCCTTGCTCCAGCAAGGCCAGCGCCCCGGCGCGAAAGTCGTCATAGTCCCAGCGACCCCAGACGGTTTTGAGTTCCTCGTAGCGGGCGTAGACCTTTTGCAAGCGCCGGGCCTCGGGGCCCAGCGGGGGTATCTGCTGGGGCGCCACCCCGTTGCGCTTGGCCTCGGCAATGACGCGGGTAAACAAGCGGGCCTCGCCCGGGCTGGGCAGGGGGCCTTCGCCAGATATCAGCGCCTCCCCCACCAGCGCCACCCGGCTTGGCCCGGTCAGAATGGGTTTTAGGCCAAAGCTGGCAGCCAGCAGCCGATAGTAAAGCTGCTGCGAGGTGAGCACCTCGAGGCCCAGCACCGCGCCGTTCTCGGTTGCGCGGCGGTAAACGTAGGCTTTTTGCGCCGGCAAGCAGACCCACCAGACCCGCTTGCGCTGTTGCAGGTAGGTGTACGCGAGCTCGAGCAGGCGGGTGGTTTTGCCGGAGGCCGGAGGGCCGACAATCAGATGCACAGCTTCACTATATCGGCCCCCTCACAGGCCCGTGAAGCTACCGAATCGCGGGCTCTAGCACAGGAAACCGCACCGGCGAACGCTGGTAAGCCGCCAGCCAACGGGGGTCTGACAGGGGTTCTAAGTTCCGCCCCAACACCAGCACCCCCACCACCCGGCCCTGGTGGGTTAGAAAGCAGCGGTAGCCCCTGGGCTCACTCACATACCAGTTGCCCAGATTGAGGGTCTGGGTCACCCCCTCAAAGCGTCGGGCAAGCTGGTTGCGCAATCGCAGGGCATCCTGCACGGGGCGATCAACCACCACCACCGCGATGTCCTCGAGGCCCAGCGGCACCGGGGTCAGGTCTATGTTTACCGTGAGGCGCGACACCGGCACGCCGTCTGCCGCCAGCACCACCCGCAGCAAGAAGCGCTGGGGCGCCGCCCGCTCGGCATAGGCAAACTGGGGGCGCAGGTTCTGGAAAAGGGTCATGCAGCGTTCCATCACCAGTGGATCGCTCGGTTGAGCCCAGCCCAGTGCCCCAAGGCTCCAGACCCACAGGGCTATGGTCGGCGGAATGGCCCTGCGCCACACGGCTTCTCCCCTACTCCCGCACCCCGAAGAGCGAGCCCAGGCACATCTCGTCGGTAGTCCCCTCACCCCAGGTCATATAGCGGGGCGGCAAGATCTCCCCACCCGGGCCAGGGATGGCCGACTTATTGTCGTGGACGCAGGTAACCCGCACCCGGTCGCCCTGGCGCAGCCGGAGGGGGGTCTGGTACCAGTACTCGCCCTGCCACTGGAAGTTCCACTGGGGAATGTAAAAGAGCGTCCGGGCCCCCGCCGTGCCGGGGTTGACCTCCACCTTGAACTCCACCCCCCGCAGGTGCATGTGGGCGGTCACGCCGTAGACCTCCATGGCGCTTTGGGTTGTCCAGTCGCAGGAGGTGGCCTGACGGCTGCCATCGCCCACGTTGCGCTGGGCGTAGCCCTCGATGGAGGTGTTGCACAGCAGGTGAATCCAGTCGGCAATAAAGCCCAGCTCGGTTCTGGCTCGAGCGTACTCGCGGGTGCACTGTTCCCCGGTCAGGCCAGGCGGGCATTTGATTTCCACCGGGGCGGCCAGGGTCATGCCCACCAGGCGCTTGAGCTGCACCCCTTGGGGGGCCAGGTACAAAGCCATCTGGGTGGCGTCGGGGTTGGCGCCCGAGGCGGTGTTGTAGTGCACCTGCATCACCACCCGGCTGCCGGCCCGCAGGAGCCGTCCCGTGCCCTCCGGCAGCAGGGTGGCTCCTCCACCAGGCACCCAGAAGCCCAGTATGCCGCCGATGCTGCGGGGGTCGCTGCTCAGGCCCGGCCCGCCAAAACACTTCCAGCCGGGGCCGGGCTCGGTGCGGTCTTTGGCCAGGGCGGCCTCCACCATATCGGGGCCGATCAGGAACAAGATCACGTGATGCACGCTGCGCTTGTCACCCGGAATAATCTTGTAGCCGGTCATGTAGGTGTCGCGGTCGAACGTTGCAGGCATCAGGAAGCAGCGATAATCGTCCTGCAAGGCATCGTCGGGGGTGTAGGGGGGGTTCAGTGTGGCCACCAGGTCAGGCTGTGGAGCGGGCACGGCTGCTTTAGCAGCTACCGGCCTGGGGTCACCCAACGGCGCACCTGCCTGGGCCCAGGCAATCAGGGCAGCCTTGGCGCTGGCGGAAAGCTTACGCTCGTCCTTCAGGGGGGGTGTGCCCGCGCCGGGGGGCCAGGGCGGCATCCGGCCCTGCTTCACCGAGTCGGCAATGGCCGCAGCCATGTTGCGGGCCCAGCGGGCATCGTCGAGGGGAAAGGGCGCAATACCCCCTTCGGCATGACAACCCGCGCAGTTGGCTTGCAGAATCTCGGCCACTTCCCCGTAGTAGGTAGGGGGTTGGGCGGGCCCGGCTGCAATGGAACCCAGGGCCAAAAAAATCAGCAGCGGCAAACGTTTCGGCATATTTACCTCAGCAGTTGGGCGATTTCTTCCTTCAGCTTAGCGGTGGAAAGGCGGCTGACCCCATAGAGCATCCGTACCAACCGCCCCTGGGCGTCCAGCAGGGCCATGGCGTCGGTATGAAAAATCAGCCGCCCACCGGGGGCCAGGTTGTACTCGACGCTGGCGGCCTCGGCAATGGGGCGGATGGCTTCGGGCCTGCCGGTCAGGCCCTGTACCGGCGCAAAACCCCGCAGATATTTTTGCAGCGTTTGGGGGGTGTCGCGCTCGTCCACGCTCAGGAGCAGTAACCGCAGGTGGGGTGGGGCGCCCAGGGCCTCGTAGGCGGGTAGCAGGCGGCCCAGCGTGAGGGGGCAGGCGTCGGGGCACTGGGTGTAGCCAAAGAGCACCACCGCCGGGCCCTTAGGCGGAAACACAAACGCCTTGTTCTCGTGCGAACGCAGTTCCACGCTGGGGAGCGCTCTGGGCGGCTTGAAGTCGGCCACCCCCGGCCCGGAGGCAGGCAGATAATGCCCCCCGTGCGCCCAGACCAGGCTAAAAAGCCCCAAAAGAAAGATGCTGCGTAGAGGCGGTTTCACCTTCACCATCATGACCGGAACCAACCCAAAAGAGAATCGGATAACGCAGGGTGTAATGCAGCGGAAGTCGGAGGACGCAGTTTTCAAGTCGGGCTGGCCCCTGCTTGTCTTCGGCCAAAACACGACTTCCCCGGGTTCCTGCCTCTTTAGGCTAGCACCGCTCACTGAAACCAGGCTGAAGCCAAAGATACCTACCCCACCACCTCGAGCCTTGCGTAGCGCAGGGCCAGCTTACGAACCCCATCGGCAAAAGCCACCGTAGCCACGCCGTCTTCCAGACTCACCACCAACCCGGTGCCAAACTGGATGTGCTTGACCTTTTGGCCGGGTTTGAGGGCGGGGGGGCCGCTCTGGGCCGGGCGCTTGAGGAGGAAGCGCTCGAGGTCAGCAAACTCGCCTTCTGGCCCCTGGCCCGGCTCCACATCGAAGGCTTCCCAGAGGGTTTTGGCCTCGAGGCTAAGCCCCAGCGCCTCCAGCCAACCGGCCTGCTCGGCCCGGGCAAAAAGCCTCAGTACCTTGGCGGCAACCCCAGGCGCCTGCGGGGCGTTCCACCACTGGTACAAGTAGCGCTCGAGGCCCAGCTTGTGTGCTCCCTGGGCCAGGGCCAGGGTCTGGGCCGTAGAAAGTTCTTCGGCCCAGAGGGCCAGGGCCTCCCCCATCCGCTCCACGGCCCCCAGCACTTGCAGGTGCTCGGCTTCCTTCAGAAAAGGCGATAAGGGCAGGCTGGAAAGGGCGTACAGGTAGGTGTGCTGGGCGCTTCGGGTCAGGGCTACGTAGAAGAGGCGGCGTTCTTCCTCGAGGTTCTGCGAACCGCTATAGGGCAGGGTGCCCTCGTTGCAGTCGGGGATGAAGACCAGGGGCCACTCGAGGCCCTTGGCCCGGAAGATGGTCATCAGGCTCACCCGCTCGCGGGTGTCCTGGGCCGGGTCGCCCAGGTGTTCCTGGGCCAACAGCTCGATGTGCCGTAGCAGGGCGCCCACGCTGCCCTTGTCGCGGACATACTCCAAAAAAGCCCGCACCCCCTCGGCCTTGCCCGCCCCCACCTCGTAGAAACCCGAGGAACGCAACAGATGGCGGCAGTAGTCCAGACGGGCCTCGAGCGCCTCCAGCACCGCGTAGGCTGGGCTTCGCTCCAGCACCGCGCTCAGCCACGTAAACAGCTCGGCCAGCTCGTGCAGACGCCTACCAACCCGCTCCTCTGCACCCGCCGCCTCGGCTTTGAGGGCCTCCACCAGCGAGGCCCCCGGCTCCACCCGTCGCCAGACGGCATCGGCCAGGGCACGGCTCAGGTAACGCTTGGGGGTGTTGTAGATTTGCAGCCACAAACGCTTATGTTCTTCTTCCAAGCCCCCTTGGGCCAGGCGCAGGTAGGCCAGAAGCCCCTGGATCTCCGGACGCTGATAAAAGGGCGGGCTGCCCACCACCCGGTAGGGAATTTGCCGCTCGATCAGGGCCTGCTCGAGGTAAGGGGTCTGGGCATAAAGCCGCACCAGCACCACCATCTCGGCTGGCCGGCGGCCCTCCGCGAGCAGACCGGCTATGTCGCTTACCAGGCTTTGCGCCTGGGCGGGCATGTGGGGCTCCATCCGCAGGTGCACCCGGCCCGCAAAACCCCTGGTCAGGCTCAGGCGCTTGGGCTCGCGCTGCTGGTTCTGCGCAATCACCCGCCCGGCCAGCGCCACCTGCGGCGCCGGGCAGCGGAAGCTGTCGCGGATCAGGTATTTTTTCGCCTGATAGCGCTGGGCAAACTCCAGGATGAAGCGGGGGCTGGCGCCCCGCCACTCGTAGATGGTCTGGTCGTCGTCGCCCACGGCCATGTAGTTGCGGTGCGGGGCGGTAATCAGGTCAAGCAGCTCCGACTGGGCCAGGTTCACATCCTGAAACTCGTCCACCAGCACCGCTTGAAAAGCCTTTTGTACGGTTTGCAGGATGCCCGGGTAGCGCACCAGCACCTCCCAGCCCTGCAGCAGCATGTCGTCGAAGGTAAGAAGCCCTTCGGCCCGCCGCACCTGCTCAAAGAGCCGGTACAGCTCCAGGTACCACTCGAGCTCCCGGGGCGCTTCGGCCTGCGAGGCAACCTGGAGGGCCGCCGGAGGCAGACTGGCCCCCTTCAGGTCGGCGTATTGCAGGTTGCCCTTGCAGGCCCCCACATAGCTCAGGAAGTCCTCGGGCTCGAGGTTCTCCAGCTCGGGTGCCCAGGACAGTTTCAGGTCTCGAGCCCGCCGCAGGGTGCGCTGCAAGAGGGCCTGCTCCGAGCCCTCTTCCTTCAGCTCGGCCAGCTTCAAAAGCCCCTCCGAAGCGGCCTTGCGCACAATGCGGTAGCCCAGGGCGTGCAGGGTGGAGACCTGCACCCCGTGGGTGTGGGGCCAGCGCGTGAGCGCGCGCCTGAGGTCGTCCACTGCCATGCGGCTAAAGGAAGTAGCCAGAATCCTGCGCGGCTCAAAAACCCGCTCGCGCACCAGGCGCTCCAAGCGGTGCACCAGCGCGGTGGTCTTGCCCGCCCCCGCCACCGCAAACACCAGCGCAGGCCCCTCGTTGTGGGCCACGATGGCTTGCTGTTCGTCGGTCAGGCGCAAGGACACAGTCGGAATAGTCTACTCAACACCACGTTATTCCTTATGCTAATGGCTTATAGTTGTGAGGCAAAACGCGACGGAAAAGAGCTTCACGCAAACCGGTATAGCTTCCCACCCAGCGTGGCCACAAAAAGGGCCCCCCGGTAGGGCAGGGGCGGCACCTGGATGGGGCCCAGGCCGGTGGCCTCGAAAAGCAGACGCCCGCTCTGGGTGTCTACGCCCAGCAGCCGGCCTTCCTCGGTGCCCAGGTAGAGCACCCCGTGGGCAATGGAGAGCCCCGCCGTCACCTGGCCGACCTCGAGCTTCCACACCTCGTCGCCGGTTTTTTGGTTCAGGGCGTACAGTGTGCCGGCCCAACTCGCAGCGTACAGATGCCGGTCGTCCAGGGCCGGTGCGCCCCAAAGCTCGCCCTCGAGGTCGAAGCTCCACTGCACCTCGCGGGTCAGAGGATCGAAGGCGTGGATTTCTCCGGCCCAGGTGGGAATGAACAAGAGCCCCCCCCGGGCCGGCAAGGCCGTGTGCACCGCCCCTGTCTCCACCTTGTAGCGCAGGTGGCCGCTCAGGGGGTCGAGGGCATACAGCCAGCCGCCCTCGCTGGCCACAAACAACAAACCCCGGTAGAGCGTGGGCGAGGCCGAAAGCTCGCTCCCGGCCTGGAAACCCCAGCGCAGGGTGCCGCTGGCCTCGAGGGCATACAAAAAGCCATCGCGCCCAGCCAGGTAGATGAGGTCGGCTACCAGGGGTGCGGCGGTAATCTCGGCACGGGTAGGAAAACTCAGGATGGGCCGGCCGGAGAGCGACATCCCGGTCAGGCGGCCATCCCAGGCCGCCACATACACCCGCTCCTCGGTCACCACCGGCGGGGCCGAGACCTCGTCGCCTAGGCGCTGGCGGTAGACCGAGCCATCGGTCAGGTCGATGCGGGCGATGCCCTGCCCCGCCCCCACCCAGAGGCTGCCCTCGCGGGCTACGAGCTCTCCCGGCCAGGCCACCTCGCCCGAAAGGTCGTAGGTGCCGCGGAGCTCGAGTTTTTCAGGCCGGGCCGGGCCGGTGGGGTAGTGCCCGCTGCGGCTGGCCCCCGCCCGGGGCGTGGCCGAGAGGCTCTCGCGGTAGCGGCGCAGAGTTTCTTCCAGCACCGCGTGGGCCGTGGCCGCATTGGCCGGGCGTTCGCCGGGGGTTTTTTGTAAGAGCGCCTGAATCAGGCTAGCTACCTCGTCCGGAATGGCCGGGTTCAGGCTCTGGGGCGGCCGGGGAGGCTCGTAGACGTGCTGGTAGAGCACCGACTGGTCGTTCTCTCCCTCGAACAGGGGCTGGCCGGTAAAGGTGCGGTAGAGCACCGCGCCAAAGCTGTACAGGTCGGCCTGGGGAGTAAGGGAGAGGCCCTTGGCCTGTTCGGGGGCCATATACTCAGGGGTGCCCACGGTAATGCCGGTGCGGGTAAAGTGACGGCTTTCCTGCATCAGGTAGGCCAGGCCAAAGTCCATGACCTTAGGCTGGCCTTCGGGCGTAACCAGGATGTTGCGCGGGGTCAGATCGCGGTGGATCACGCCCCGGTGGTGGAGGTGCCCCAGGGCTTCCAGCACCCGCGCCGAGGCCGTGAGCAGGCGCAGGCCCTCCAGGCCATCTTCGAAGGGGCCCAGGCGGTCGTAGCTACCGCCCTCGACCAGCTCCATCACGAAGTAGGTGCGCCCCTCTTCCTCACCTAGATCGAATATCTGCACCACGCCCGGGTGGGAGAGCTTGGACAAAGCCTTGACCTCGCGGAAAAAGCGGTTGCGCTCGCTGGGGTGCAGGTAGGCGTGCAGAATCTTGACAGCTACCGGGCGATCCATACGCTCATCGGTAGCCCGCCAGACCTCGGCCATGCCCCCCTCGCCCAGGGGGGCCACAAGCCTGTAGCGTCCGGCCAGTTTCACCTTATCCATGGTACTCATGGGCTATGCAACCATTATGGAGCCAGCAAGCTCTAGCCGGCGTCAGTCCAAGCGGTCGCCGGGCCTGAGGCGCGCGCCCCGCGCCCAGTCTACGGCAGGCATGGGCTTTTTCCCTTCAGGTTGAACCTCGAGCAGCCGGATATAACCCTCGCCGGTAGCTACTACCAAGCCCTGGCCCATCTGCACCACCGTTCCCGGCACCCGCATCTGGGTATTCGCTGAATCCTCGACGCATGACATACGTGTCACTTTCACCCGCTTACCCTGGTGCTCGAACCAGCTACCCGGCCAGGGCTCTACCCCCCGGTAGCGGTTGTAGATTTCCAGGGCAGTGCGCTCCCAGACAATTTTACCGTCGTCCTTTTGCAGCATGGGCGCGTGGGTCCCCTCGGGGGGCTGGGGGGCGGGTTGCAGGCGCTCGAGGTCGGCCAGGGCATCCAGGAGTAGCTCGATACCTTTGTCGCGCAAGCGGTTGGCGAGTTCTACCGCGGTCTCGTGGGGTTCGACGGCGGTGCGCCACCTCGCCACCACCGGGCCGGTGTCCATGCCCACATCGGTCTGCATGATGCAAACTGCCGTTTCGGTCTCGCCGTTGATGAGCGTCCACTGCACCGGCGCGGGGCCCCGGTACCTGGGCAGGTCGGAGGGGTGCAGGTTCAAAAAGCCAAACCTGGGAACCTCCAGCAACTCGGCGGGGAGGATTTTGCCATAGGCCGCCGTTACAGCGACCTCGAGGCCCAGGCTTTGGAATAGCGCCAGGAACTCGAGGTTTTTGCGAAGCCGCACAGGTTTCTCCACCCGCAAGCCGCTTGCCTCGGCCCAGGCGGCCACCGGGCAGGGGGTCAGGCGCAAACCCCGCCCGGCAGGCTTGTCGGGCTGGGTCACCACCAGCACCACTTCGTGGTGACGGTGCAGGGCTTCCAGCACCGGCACGGCCCAGGCTGGCGAGCCAAAAAAAGCAAGACGGCGGCGCAGGGGTTGAGAGGTCATGATGGGTTGTTCAGAAGGCAGCAGATCGTTGACTAAAGGCTCTCGACCATCGACCATTGACCTTACCTGGTTTGTCCCAACCGCGCAGCCTCCTCGCGCAAAAAGGCCTTGGCCTGCCGCTGAAACTCGGCCAGGTCTTCGCGGTGTTCTTCCAAAAACTTTTGCTTATCGGCAAAGGACATCCGCTGGAAGAAGAGGATGCCGTCGAGGTGGTCAATCTCGTGCTGCATGACCACCGCCAGGTAGCCCTCGGCCTCGAGCACCTTCTGTTCGCCCTTCTCGTTCTGGTACTCGACCCGCACCTGCAAATCGCGCTGGGCCCCTTCGGCATAGAGGCCCGGTAGTGAAAGGCAACCCTCGGTGATGGACTGCTGGCCGGCGCGGTAGGTGATGACCGGGTTCACCATCACATAAAGCGACTTGACGCGGGTTTTGAGGTCGGCCTCGGGGCCTTCTTCCTCTCCCTCGTCGTCCAGGTACTCGGCAGCCACAAACAACCGCTGGCCAATGCCGACCTGGGGGGCAGCCAGCCCCACCCCCCTTGCTTCGAACATGGTCTCGAGCATGTTCTCGGCCAGACTGGGTATACCGCTAAAATCCTGCACCGGCAGGGCTTTTCTCTTCAGGATGGGGTCGCCGTACAGGCGAATGGGGAGAATCTCAGCCATTGTGGATTATTGTCTATGGTCTCTGGGCGATTGTCTATTGCTGGGTCACCTTGCCCAAAGTATTCACAATAACCACCCCAGCCAGAGCGATTCCACCCCCCACCAGGGCCAACACCCCCGGCACCTCCCCCAGCCAGAAGTAAGCAATCAGGGTAGCGAACACCGGGGAGACGTACAGAAAACTGGTCACCTGCGACGCCGGAGCCCGGCTCAGGGCGTAGTTCCAGGTCAGGTAGGAAAGCGCACCCGGCACCACACCCAGGTACACCACGCTCCCGGTGGCCTGAGCCGAGGCGGCTTGCATCTCGGCCCAGAGGCCCGGCCAGAACACCAGCAGCGGCAGCGTTCCGGCCCAGATGGTGTAGGCGGTGAAGTTGAGGGGGTTGTATTTTCGCACCAGTTTGCGCTGAAACACGAAGTAGACCGAGGTCACGAAGGCCGCAAGCACAATCAGCAAGGCCCCCGGCTCCAACTGAAAGCTGCCCGGGTGGTTGCCCACGGCGATCAGGGCTACGCCGGTAAAAGCCACCGCAATGCCCAACCAGCCCCAGGCCGAAAGCCGTTCGCGCAGGAAAAAATAAGACATCAGGGCCACAAACACCGGCCCTACTGCAATCAGGAGCGCCGCCGGCCCGGCCTTCACGGTGACCTGGCCAAAGTTGAGGGCCGTGTGGTAGGCAGTGATGCCCAAAAACCCCAGGCCCAGGATGGCGGGCCAGTCCCTCCGTTCGGGTAGGGGCATCCGCACCCACAAAGCATAGACCACCATCGCCGCCGAGGCCACCAGAAAGCGCAGCAGGGTCAGGTGAGCCGGGCTATAGTCTTGAAGGCCCGCACGTATCCCGGCAAAGGCCGAGGCCCAGGGCAGGATGGTAAGGCCAATCGCCAGAAGGACTCGTGAATCCACCGGGGGATAGTAGCATATCGTTAGAGCCCATGACCCACGGTATGCTCGAGTTCATCCGCCACCAGAACGCAGAGGGCGCTCGCTCAATGGTTATCGGCGGCGAGGATTTATGAAACCCATCGCTCGGAAGTAGCGGTTCGATGAAGTACCCTCCGAAAAAGAGTACTGGCAGGCCCTACCCCTGGAGGTGCGCCTACAGGCAGGGGTGGAGATGGCCTTCTTCTGGGCTCGCTTGCACGAGCAAGGCAGCGACAAAATTCATCCTGTAGCGCGCAAAAAGCCTCTCGCTCAGCCGAAATCTATAGAAGACCGCACGCAGAACAGCCCGCAACCATAGCCGTAGCGCAATTCGGAAAACAGCTCACGGTTTGAGGGGAATGCGGTGGCTGTAGTTTACGCTGTTGCCCTGGCGGATGCCCAGCCACAAGGCTTCTAGCGTGCCGGGAAGGGTCAGCTCGAGGCGCACCGGCCCGGACACATTCTGCCAGAAGCGTGGCTGCGACCCTACCGCCAGGGTGTAATTGCCGGCGGGAAGGTTGAGCAAGACTTGCTGGCCCGGCGCCTGGCTGTGCTCGAGAGTCTGCTGCAAACGCAAACCGCGCTCGCCGTTGCGGGTCGTCCACCAGGTCTGACCATCGAACACCGCGAAGCTCACCTCGGCTTTTGGAGGAAGCTCGAGGCGGTTCTGGATGGGCGGGTTGAGGCGGGCGTAGAGGTTGTTGCCCACAAAAATACCCACCGTACCGGAAGCCGTACCGGTAAGCAGCAGTACTGTGCGTTCGGCCTGGGCCGGGGTCAGGCGCACCTGGGGGTCAAAGGGCCGCCCAATGAAGTTCTGTACCACCATCACCTGCCGTCCCTGACGCACCAGGGCCACCCCCAGGTGGGTGAACTCGGGCTTGAGCAGGTTGGCCCGGTGTCCGGGGCTGTTCATCCAGCCCGTAAGCGAACGCCGGGGAATTTCTGCGTCCGGGTAGCCCTCGAAGCTGGCCAGGTTCTCCCCTACCGTGACCTCGAGCACGCCGGCAGCCCGCAGCCGCTCGGCAGCCCCCAGGCCATCGGGGTTCTGGTGAGCAAAAAAGCTGCGCCGGAGCATATCCCAGGCGTGGCCCAGGGCCGCTTTGTGGGCCAGTGTATCCCATTGCAAGGGCCGCAGACCCCGCTCGGTGCGCACCTGGTTGGTGCGCTTTAGCACCTCGAGCTCCAGGGCGCTCTGGGCCAGCGACACGCTCCCCAGCAGAAAAATGCCCAGCAGCCCGACCCGCCACATCCCCGCTTCCTATTGGGCCGGCACCAGACAGTAGATGAAACTCTGGCTGAAAGGTCTGGTCTCCAGAAGCCCGTTGACATCGGCCAGCGTAACCGCCTCGACCTTGCGGGCCACCTCGCTCAAGGGCTCGTAGGTCTGGTTGTACAGGTAGTTGATACCCACGCTCATCAGGCGTTGCATGGGGGTCTCGCCGGCAAACACCAGTGCGGCAGCCAGCTTGTTTTTGGCCCGCTCGAGTTCCTCCAGGCGCACCCCCTCGCGCTCGAGCCGGCCCAGTTCATCGCGTAGTACAGCCTTTACGGTTTCCTCGTTGGCGGGGTCGGTCTGGGCGTAGATGTAATAAAGCCCGGCCCCATCGGCCTCATCCACCCCTGCCCCCACCGACTCCACCAGGCCTTTATCGCTCAGGGCCCAGAAAAGGCGGCTGTTGCCCTCCTCGCCCAGGATGTTGGCCAGAATGTTGGCCGCATAACGGCGCGGATCCTGGGCCGAAACCCCCGGCGCCAGCAGCGCCAGGTAGGTCTGGGTGGCCTTGGGATAGGGTTCGCGCAGTTCGCCCACAGCGGGGTGCAAATCGGGATAATCCCTGCCGGCCTGACCCTTAGTCCAGGTCGCTGTGAGTTCTTGCACCTGCGCCAGGGTACGCTCCCAGTCCACCTTGCCCGCCAGGGTCAGCACCAGATTGGACGGCGCATAACGCCGGGTCTGATAGGCGGCCATCTGGTCGCGGGTCAGGGCAGAAATCGACCGGGTGGTGCCCAATACGCTGTTGCCCAGCGGATGCCCAGCAAAATAGCGGGCCCGCCCCCAGTCAAAAAGCATGATGTTGGGCCGGTCTTCGTAGAGGGCAATTTCCTCCAGGATGACCTGCTTTTCGGTGTCGAAGTCTTCCTGTCGCAGGGCCGGGCGCATCAGGTCGGTCCAGAGTTCCAGGAGCCTTGGGGCAAACTCGGGCAACACCGCGGCATAGTAGACGGTGTTCTCCTCCGAGGTATAGGCGTTGTACTGTGCCCCCATCTGGTCGAACTCGAGGTTCACCTGAAGGGCGTCGCGCCTTGCGC includes the following:
- a CDS encoding ATP-dependent helicase; amino-acid sequence: MSLRLTDEQQAIVAHNEGPALVFAVAGAGKTTALVHRLERLVRERVFEPRRILATSFSRMAVDDLRRALTRWPHTHGVQVSTLHALGYRIVRKAASEGLLKLAELKEEGSEQALLQRTLRRARDLKLSWAPELENLEPEDFLSYVGACKGNLQYADLKGASLPPAALQVASQAEAPRELEWYLELYRLFEQVRRAEGLLTFDDMLLQGWEVLVRYPGILQTVQKAFQAVLVDEFQDVNLAQSELLDLITAPHRNYMAVGDDDQTIYEWRGASPRFILEFAQRYQAKKYLIRDSFRCPAPQVALAGRVIAQNQQREPKRLSLTRGFAGRVHLRMEPHMPAQAQSLVSDIAGLLAEGRRPAEMVVLVRLYAQTPYLEQALIERQIPYRVVGSPPFYQRPEIQGLLAYLRLAQGGLEEEHKRLWLQIYNTPKRYLSRALADAVWRRVEPGASLVEALKAEAAGAEERVGRRLHELAELFTWLSAVLERSPAYAVLEALEARLDYCRHLLRSSGFYEVGAGKAEGVRAFLEYVRDKGSVGALLRHIELLAQEHLGDPAQDTRERVSLMTIFRAKGLEWPLVFIPDCNEGTLPYSGSQNLEEERRLFYVALTRSAQHTYLYALSSLPLSPFLKEAEHLQVLGAVERMGEALALWAEELSTAQTLALAQGAHKLGLERYLYQWWNAPQAPGVAAKVLRLFARAEQAGWLEALGLSLEAKTLWEAFDVEPGQGPEGEFADLERFLLKRPAQSGPPALKPGQKVKHIQFGTGLVVSLEDGVATVAFADGVRKLALRYARLEVVG
- a CDS encoding PQQ-binding-like beta-propeller repeat protein yields the protein MDKVKLAGRYRLVAPLGEGGMAEVWRATDERMDRPVAVKILHAYLHPSERNRFFREVKALSKLSHPGVVQIFDLGEEEGRTYFVMELVEGGSYDRLGPFEDGLEGLRLLTASARVLEALGHLHHRGVIHRDLTPRNILVTPEGQPKVMDFGLAYLMQESRHFTRTGITVGTPEYMAPEQAKGLSLTPQADLYSFGAVLYRTFTGQPLFEGENDQSVLYQHVYEPPRPPQSLNPAIPDEVASLIQALLQKTPGERPANAATAHAVLEETLRRYRESLSATPRAGASRSGHYPTGPARPEKLELRGTYDLSGEVAWPGELVAREGSLWVGAGQGIARIDLTDGSVYRQRLGDEVSAPPVVTEERVYVAAWDGRLTGMSLSGRPILSFPTRAEITAAPLVADLIYLAGRDGFLYALEASGTLRWGFQAGSELSASPTLYRGLLFVASEGGWLYALDPLSGHLRYKVETGAVHTALPARGGLLFIPTWAGEIHAFDPLTREVQWSFDLEGELWGAPALDDRHLYAASWAGTLYALNQKTGDEVWKLEVGQVTAGLSIAHGVLYLGTEEGRLLGVDTQSGRLLFEATGLGPIQVPPLPYRGALFVATLGGKLYRFA
- the fmt gene encoding methionyl-tRNA formyltransferase; this encodes MTSQPLRRRLAFFGSPAWAVPVLEALHRHHEVVLVVTQPDKPAGRGLRLTPCPVAAWAEASGLRVEKPVRLRKNLEFLALFQSLGLEVAVTAAYGKILPAELLEVPRFGFLNLHPSDLPRYRGPAPVQWTLINGETETAVCIMQTDVGMDTGPVVARWRTAVEPHETAVELANRLRDKGIELLLDALADLERLQPAPQPPEGTHAPMLQKDDGKIVWERTALEIYNRYRGVEPWPGSWFEHQGKRVKVTRMSCVEDSANTQMRVPGTVVQMGQGLVVATGEGYIRLLEVQPEGKKPMPAVDWARGARLRPGDRLD
- the def gene encoding peptide deformylase, with the translated sequence MAEILPIRLYGDPILKRKALPVQDFSGIPSLAENMLETMFEARGVGLAAPQVGIGQRLFVAAEYLDDEGEEEGPEADLKTRVKSLYVMVNPVITYRAGQQSITEGCLSLPGLYAEGAQRDLQVRVEYQNEKGEQKVLEAEGYLAVVMQHEIDHLDGILFFQRMSFADKQKFLEEHREDLAEFQRQAKAFLREEAARLGQTR